A genomic window from Natrinema sp. HArc-T2 includes:
- a CDS encoding alpha/beta fold hydrolase: protein MAALELDDGTIHYETTGDGQPLVFVHGGWMDGTAWQPQVEHFADEYRTITLDVRGHGNTGATDADQYSIELFTDDLEALFSHLEVERPICCGLSLGSMVVQEYLDRHPDRAAGAILGGAVRSMPPVELPTGMKPFWSPLPAVSASLSMTGSAGTFQSMLQSIQATTGQRWLSVDSAVRAEAIDTVGDIPSAEYRKIFDALYRYDPPELTGVETPTLVVHGEQEAPLVKRQGAQIAAAVANGARVELANSGHLVNQDRPRAFNATAADFLDSLSAA from the coding sequence ATGGCAGCACTCGAGCTCGACGACGGGACGATCCATTATGAGACGACCGGTGACGGCCAGCCGCTGGTGTTCGTCCACGGCGGGTGGATGGACGGAACGGCCTGGCAGCCACAGGTCGAACACTTCGCCGACGAGTACCGGACTATCACGCTCGACGTTCGCGGCCACGGCAACACCGGCGCAACTGACGCCGACCAGTACTCGATCGAACTCTTCACTGACGACCTCGAGGCGTTGTTTTCACACCTCGAGGTCGAGCGGCCGATCTGCTGTGGGCTCTCTCTGGGGTCGATGGTCGTCCAGGAGTATCTGGATCGCCACCCGGATCGTGCGGCGGGTGCGATCCTTGGCGGGGCGGTGCGGTCGATGCCGCCGGTCGAACTGCCGACGGGGATGAAGCCGTTCTGGTCGCCGCTGCCGGCGGTGTCCGCATCGCTGTCGATGACGGGCTCGGCGGGGACCTTCCAGTCGATGCTCCAGTCGATTCAGGCGACGACTGGCCAGCGGTGGCTGTCGGTCGACTCCGCGGTCAGAGCCGAGGCGATCGACACTGTCGGTGACATCCCATCGGCGGAGTATCGCAAAATCTTCGACGCGCTCTACCGGTACGACCCACCTGAGCTAACTGGCGTCGAGACGCCGACGCTCGTCGTCCACGGCGAACAGGAGGCCCCGCTCGTCAAGCGACAGGGTGCACAGATCGCCGCAGCGGTCGCCAACGGCGCACGCGTGGAACTGGCCAACTCGGGCCATCTGGTCAATCAGGACCGCCCGCGTGCGTTCAACGCGACCGCGGCTGACTTTCTCGACTCCCTCTCCGCGGCCTAG
- a CDS encoding PQQ-binding-like beta-propeller repeat protein — protein MTDDSHVTDRRRRTSHSRRQVLQAVGGATVSIAGLAGCLGQGGAGRTDEIPLAETGLEQTVPGGVAQFRHSLERWGYYPDATVPDEVTQDWRFDELNTGSHTAAKASAVPLPDDGVVFPGDTGYLIALDADGEERWRTGTDTEGRGIHGTPAVADGRVYVGAYDGVCYAVNAETGNIDWQTKLGGSIGSSPLYHDGRLVVAVEYPDPEGSTFVVDAETGDVVWEDPEGRPTDHPHSTPAIDLAAGRLVCGSNDGVLYGWSYPDLEFQWSFETEPRDNDGEIKGPIATYDGGAYFGSWDHRVYRVDLEDGSEDWSFETGDLVMSGPAIDPTLDTVFIGSHDSNLYALDAQSGERHWSVETDGWLYGCPTVCDDRVLVGSRGGTVYALEKRTGEIVWTVDNDGIVSSTPRVIDSAIYYAERAPNPPEDGEGPTDEGIDTDGGGYKLVATE, from the coding sequence ATGACGGACGACTCGCACGTGACCGACCGGCGACGACGGACAAGCCACAGTCGCCGGCAGGTGCTGCAGGCGGTCGGCGGCGCGACGGTATCGATCGCCGGGCTCGCAGGCTGTCTCGGCCAAGGCGGGGCAGGCAGAACCGACGAGATCCCCCTCGCCGAGACCGGCCTCGAGCAGACCGTTCCCGGCGGCGTCGCCCAGTTCAGACACTCGCTCGAGCGGTGGGGCTACTACCCCGACGCGACGGTACCCGACGAGGTGACACAGGACTGGCGGTTCGACGAACTCAACACGGGGTCGCACACTGCAGCGAAGGCCAGCGCCGTCCCGCTTCCGGACGACGGGGTCGTCTTCCCGGGTGACACCGGCTATCTCATCGCCCTCGACGCCGACGGTGAGGAGCGCTGGCGAACCGGGACGGACACCGAGGGGAGAGGGATCCACGGCACGCCGGCGGTCGCCGACGGTCGCGTCTACGTTGGCGCGTACGACGGCGTGTGCTACGCCGTCAACGCTGAGACGGGCAATATCGACTGGCAGACGAAACTCGGCGGCTCGATCGGCTCGAGCCCGCTGTATCACGACGGACGGCTCGTCGTGGCAGTCGAGTACCCCGATCCGGAGGGGAGCACGTTCGTCGTCGACGCGGAAACCGGGGATGTCGTCTGGGAAGATCCCGAGGGCCGGCCCACCGACCACCCTCACTCGACGCCGGCGATCGACCTCGCCGCCGGTCGCCTCGTGTGTGGTTCGAACGACGGGGTGCTCTACGGATGGTCCTATCCAGACCTCGAGTTCCAGTGGTCGTTCGAAACCGAGCCTCGCGATAACGACGGCGAGATCAAGGGGCCGATCGCGACCTACGACGGTGGAGCCTATTTCGGCTCGTGGGACCACCGCGTCTACCGGGTCGATCTCGAGGACGGCTCCGAAGACTGGTCGTTCGAGACGGGGGATCTCGTGATGTCGGGGCCGGCGATCGATCCCACGCTGGATACGGTCTTCATCGGCAGTCACGACAGCAACCTGTACGCCCTCGATGCCCAGTCCGGCGAGCGCCACTGGTCGGTCGAGACGGACGGCTGGCTCTACGGTTGTCCGACCGTCTGCGACGATCGTGTTCTGGTTGGCTCGAGAGGAGGGACAGTCTACGCGCTCGAGAAACGCACCGGCGAGATCGTCTGGACGGTCGACAACGACGGCATCGTCTCGAGTACGCCGCGCGTGATCGACAGCGCGATTTACTACGCCGAACGTGCGCCGAACCCGCCGGAAGACGGTGAGGGCCCGACGGACGAGGGGATCGACACCGACGGCGGCGGCTACAAGCTCGTGGCCACCGAGTGA
- a CDS encoding MaoC family dehydratase, whose translation MSSQRPDASSVDPVPPTDHWSSVSKHVFNSYVEANNALFAAMGLTRSREPSSDTDTTTSGAVGEIAFGDENWTMERSTDDADALGVGDYVRFRKPIADTDVTAFAQVSGDANRLHLESEFAEETQFGGRIAHGTLVAGTISAALARFPGVTVYLSQDLEFTGPVEIGETVTAACEIIEDLGDDRFRLHTTVVDESDETVIDGEAVVMINELE comes from the coding sequence ATGAGTAGCCAACGCCCGGACGCCAGCAGCGTCGACCCCGTACCACCGACTGACCACTGGAGTAGTGTTTCGAAACACGTCTTCAACAGCTACGTCGAAGCCAACAACGCCCTCTTCGCGGCAATGGGGCTGACGCGCTCGCGCGAACCCTCGTCCGACACAGACACGACGACCTCGGGGGCGGTCGGCGAAATCGCGTTCGGCGACGAGAACTGGACCATGGAACGCTCGACCGACGATGCCGACGCACTCGGTGTCGGCGACTACGTTCGCTTTCGGAAGCCGATCGCGGACACGGACGTCACCGCGTTCGCACAGGTCTCGGGCGATGCCAACCGGCTCCATCTCGAGTCCGAGTTCGCCGAGGAAACGCAGTTCGGCGGCCGAATCGCCCACGGCACGCTCGTCGCCGGGACGATTAGCGCCGCGTTGGCCCGCTTTCCCGGCGTGACGGTCTACCTCTCGCAGGACCTCGAGTTCACGGGACCGGTCGAGATCGGTGAGACGGTCACGGCAGCGTGTGAGATCATCGAAGACCTCGGCGACGATCGGTTCCGGCTGCACACGACGGTCGTCGACGAGAGCGACGAGACGGTCATCGACGGCGAGGCCGTCGTCATGATCAACGAACTCGAGTAG